The following proteins are encoded in a genomic region of Coffea eugenioides isolate CCC68of chromosome 6, Ceug_1.0, whole genome shotgun sequence:
- the LOC113773826 gene encoding uncharacterized protein LOC113773826: protein MAVPSRDVPDAMTWVVYTSGRGRLPLDDVLMKFQFHMPSKCFCCVDSQAETIDKQENCIAESLSSSVVCNSSGSLWLFYNGPATLVRVGEGEQHFSFRVLHSVLPTPLTISFVHAFCTTDERRALWGGLMRDKPVDGPWLVGGDFNVVVDEGEKKGGWLFRLSEATEFLDFMSSAALFDVGFSESPYTWYNNRFGHARIWKCLDRILVHNECLNDGLVVAVSHLARDPPDHSPLLTSISTRADRHPRPFRFLNAWTAHLDFREVIKASWQRECTGSPFHIVCVKLSRLKADIKEWSKHGFGNIFVNARKAEETVLAAERWVEDDDSSDALETLQRATSEWHRWLLMEESFWKQKARMRWLDQGDKNTKFFHSIVKQRRAQSMIHRVKDGEGNWITSAEDIGREAVRYFFELFAAETTDPWDVSSVIPKLLEPSDSEVLEMVPTIEEVRRVIFSIDGDSAPGPDGYSGKFFLFAWEVVSRILAERLAPLLPRIVSPNQSSFVRWRQLSDNFLLAQEVDRHGLAADFQSLVFGSHQWGSVWFLLSFAWTPAEGPPLPVFVYLRCGGPLTPVKLD, encoded by the exons ATGGCTGTTCCTTCTAGGGATGTTCCAGATGCCATGACTTGGGTTGTATATACATCGGGCAG GGGTAGGTTGCCTTTGGATGATGTATTGATGAAGTTTCAATTTCATATGCCGTCCAAATGTTTTTGCTGCGTGGACTCTCAAGCTGAAACG ATTGACAAGCAAGAGAACTGTATTGCAGAATCTTTGTCATCAAG TGTCGTTTGTAATTCTTCTGGATCTCTTTGGTTGTTTTACAATGGCCCCGCTACCCTGGTGCGAGTAGGTGAGGGGGAGCAGCATTTTTCTTTTCGTGTCCTTCATAGTGTCCTCCCAACCCCTCTGACGATCTCCTTCGTCCATGCATTTTGCACGACTGATGAGAGACGAGCTTTGTGGGGTGGGTTGATGCGGGATAAACCGGTAGATGGGCCGTGGCTGGTAGGTGGAGACTTTAATGTAGTAGTAGATGAGGGGGAAAAGAAGGGAGGGTGGTTATTCCGTCTGTCGGAGGCAACTGAGTTCTTGGATTTTATGTCCTCAGCGGCATTGTTTGATGTTGGATTCTCCGAGTCTCCGTATACTTGGTATAATAACCGGTTTGGTCACGCACGTATTTGGAAGTGTCTGGATCGGATTTTAGTTCATAATGAATGCCTTAATGATGGGCTTGTGGTTGCTGTCTCGCATCTTGCTAGGGATCCACCAGATCATTCACCCCTCCTGACCTCTATCTCCACACGGGCAGATAGGCATCCCCGTCCGTTTCGTTTTCTCAATGCATGGACCGCTCACCTGGATTTTAGAGAGGTTATCAAGGCCTCCTGGCAACGAGAATGTACTGGCTCCCCTTTTCATATCGTCTGTGTGAAACTATCCCGCTTAAAAGCAGATATTAAAGAATGGAGCAAGCATGGGTTTGGCAATATCTTTGTCAATGCACGAAAGGCCGAGGAGACCGTGTTGGCGGCAGAGAGATGGGTGGAGGATGATGACTCAAGTGATGCCCTAGAGACTTTACAGCGGGCCACCTCCGAATGGCATCGGTGGTTGCTAATGGAGGAAAGTTTCTGGAAGCAAAAGGCGAGAATGCGCTGGCTAGACCAGGGGGATAAGAACACTAAATTTTTCCATTCTATTGTCAAGCAGAGGCGAGCTCAATCAATGATTCACCGTGTTAAAGATGGGGAGGGCAATTGGATTACGTCGGCCGAGGACATTGGCAGGGAGGCGGTTCGGTATTTCTTCGAACTTTTTGCCGCTGAGACTACGGACCCTTGGGACGTTTCATCCGTTATCCCCAAGTTGCTGGAGCCGTCTGACAGTGAGGTGTTGGAAATGGTCCCTACGATTGAGGAGGTTCGACGCGTGATTTTTAGTATAGATGGAGACAGTGCGCCAGGTCCTGATGGGTACTCAGGTAAATTTTTCTTGTTTGCCTGGGAG GTGGTCTCGAGGATCCTGGCAGAGAGACTTGCCCCTCTGTTGCCCCGCATTGTCTCCCCTAATCAGAGTAGCTTCGTGCGGTGGCGCCAGTTGTCGGATAATTTCCTTCTAGCTCAGGAG GTGGATAGACATGGTCTGGCGGCTGATTTCCAATCCTTGGTTTTCGGTTCTCATCAATGGGGTTCCGTGTGGTTTCTTCTCAGCTTCGCGTGGACTCCGGCAGAGGGACCCCCTCTCCCCGTCTTTGTTTATCTTAGGTGTGGAGGTCCTCTCACGCCTGTTAAACTAGATTGA